One part of the Paraburkholderia flagellata genome encodes these proteins:
- a CDS encoding ABC transporter substrate-binding protein: protein MKENKLLRAARMTSLVALAAASIAGAPLAHAAQSIPNKTLVYCSEGSPAGFDPAQYTTGTDFTANTFTVYNRLVEFERGGTKVEPGLAESWDVSPDGKTYTFHLRHGVKFQTTSFFKPSREFNADDVVFTFDRMLNPNNAFRKAYPVSFPYFTDMGLDKLIAKVEKVDPYTVKFTLNEPNAPFIQNMAMEFASILSAEYTDQLMKAGKAADLNQNPVGTGPFIFKSYTKDATIRFDGNPDYWKPGAVKISKLIFSITPDASVRVQKIKRDECQVMSYPRPADIAPLKAEANIAMPSQPGFNLGYLSYNVTHKPLDNADVRHALDMAINKKAIIDSVYQGAGQLATNPMPPTQWSYVKNLPANAYDPEKAKALLAKAGQSNGFEITLWAMPVQRAYNPNARLMAEMIQADWAKIGVKAKIVTYEWGEYIKRAHAGEDDSMLIGWTGDNGDPDNWLGTLLGCEAVNGNNFGKWCYKPFDELVQKGRQTSDVAQRTKFYQDAQHIFAQQLPFSPIAHSTVYQPVSKKVTDMRIEPLGYARFDGVGMQ, encoded by the coding sequence ATGAAAGAAAACAAACTGTTGCGTGCTGCACGAATGACGTCTCTCGTGGCGCTCGCAGCGGCATCGATTGCTGGAGCCCCGCTCGCGCACGCCGCGCAAAGCATTCCGAACAAGACGCTCGTCTACTGCTCGGAAGGCAGCCCCGCTGGCTTCGACCCGGCGCAATACACGACCGGCACCGACTTCACCGCGAACACGTTCACCGTCTACAACCGCCTCGTCGAATTCGAGCGCGGCGGCACGAAGGTCGAACCGGGCCTCGCAGAATCGTGGGACGTTTCCCCTGACGGCAAGACCTACACGTTCCATCTGCGTCATGGCGTGAAGTTCCAGACCACGTCGTTCTTCAAGCCTTCGCGCGAATTCAACGCCGACGACGTCGTATTCACGTTCGACCGCATGCTCAACCCGAACAACGCGTTCCGCAAGGCGTACCCGGTCTCGTTCCCGTACTTCACGGACATGGGCCTCGACAAGCTGATCGCGAAGGTCGAGAAGGTCGACCCGTACACGGTCAAGTTCACGCTGAACGAGCCGAATGCGCCGTTCATCCAGAACATGGCGATGGAATTCGCCTCGATCCTCTCGGCCGAATACACGGACCAGCTGATGAAGGCCGGCAAGGCCGCCGACCTCAACCAGAACCCGGTCGGCACGGGTCCGTTCATCTTCAAGAGCTACACGAAGGACGCGACGATCCGTTTCGACGGCAATCCTGACTACTGGAAGCCGGGCGCAGTGAAGATCTCGAAGCTGATCTTCTCGATCACGCCGGACGCGAGCGTGCGCGTGCAGAAGATCAAGCGCGACGAATGCCAGGTGATGAGCTATCCGCGTCCCGCCGACATCGCGCCGCTGAAGGCCGAGGCGAACATCGCGATGCCGTCGCAGCCGGGCTTCAACCTGGGTTACCTGTCGTACAACGTCACGCACAAGCCGCTCGACAACGCCGACGTGCGCCACGCGCTCGACATGGCGATCAACAAGAAGGCGATCATCGACTCGGTGTACCAGGGCGCGGGCCAGCTCGCAACCAACCCGATGCCGCCGACGCAATGGTCCTACGTCAAGAACCTCCCGGCCAACGCGTACGACCCGGAGAAGGCCAAGGCGCTGCTCGCGAAGGCCGGTCAGTCGAACGGCTTCGAGATCACGCTGTGGGCCATGCCGGTGCAGCGCGCGTACAACCCGAACGCACGTCTGATGGCCGAAATGATCCAGGCCGACTGGGCCAAGATCGGCGTGAAGGCGAAGATCGTCACGTATGAGTGGGGCGAGTACATCAAGCGCGCACACGCGGGCGAGGACGACTCGATGCTGATCGGCTGGACGGGCGACAACGGCGACCCCGACAACTGGCTCGGCACGCTGCTCGGCTGCGAGGCCGTGAACGGCAACAACTTCGGCAAGTGGTGCTACAAGCCGTTCGACGAACTCGTCCAGAAGGGCCGCCAGACGTCGGACGTTGCGCAGCGCACCAAGTTCTACCAGGACGCGCAGCACATCTTCGCGCAGCAACTGCCGTTCTCGCCGATCGCGCACTCGACCGTCTACCAGCCGGTCAGCAAGAAGGTGACCGACATGCGCATCGAACCGCTCGGCTACGCGCGCTTCGACGGCGTCGGCATGCAGTAA
- a CDS encoding ABC transporter ATP-binding protein — MTQDLLTIRNLAVNFNGLPAVDRVNLSVAPGEVLGIVGESGSGKSVTMMALMGLIDAPGKVSADSITFDGRDLLNASGRERRRIVGKDIAMVFQDALTSLNPSYTVGYQIKEVLKLHEGLRGSALNARALELLDQVGIPDAKNRIDNFPHQMSGGMNQRVMIAMAVACNPKLLIADEPTTALDVTIQAQIMELLVRLQKDRGMALVLISHDLAVVSEVAQRVAVMYAGEIIETNRVPDIFSRPHHPYTEALLAAIPEHNKGAMRLAALPGMVPGRDDRPSGCLFAPRCKYVVDDCMKGRPALDAVTDESGYAQVRCIKPLNAAVTQSNGGAR, encoded by the coding sequence ATGACTCAAGACCTTTTGACTATCCGCAACCTGGCCGTGAATTTCAACGGCCTGCCCGCCGTGGACCGCGTGAATCTTTCCGTGGCGCCAGGCGAAGTGCTCGGCATCGTCGGCGAATCGGGCTCGGGCAAGAGCGTGACGATGATGGCGCTCATGGGCTTGATCGACGCTCCCGGCAAGGTGAGCGCCGACTCGATCACGTTCGACGGCCGCGATCTGCTCAATGCCTCGGGCAGGGAGCGCCGCCGCATCGTCGGCAAGGACATCGCCATGGTGTTCCAGGACGCGCTCACGAGCCTGAACCCGAGCTACACCGTCGGCTATCAGATCAAGGAAGTGCTCAAGCTGCACGAAGGCTTGCGCGGCTCGGCGCTCAACGCGCGCGCGTTGGAACTGCTCGACCAGGTGGGCATTCCCGACGCGAAGAACCGCATCGACAACTTCCCGCACCAGATGTCGGGCGGCATGAACCAGCGCGTGATGATCGCAATGGCCGTGGCCTGCAACCCGAAGCTCCTGATCGCCGACGAGCCCACCACGGCGCTCGACGTGACGATCCAGGCGCAAATCATGGAGCTGCTCGTGCGCCTGCAGAAGGACCGCGGCATGGCGCTCGTGCTGATCTCGCACGATCTGGCCGTGGTTTCGGAAGTTGCGCAGCGCGTGGCCGTGATGTACGCGGGCGAGATCATCGAAACGAACCGCGTGCCGGACATCTTTTCGCGTCCGCATCATCCGTACACGGAAGCGCTGCTCGCGGCGATTCCCGAGCACAACAAGGGGGCGATGCGGCTTGCCGCGCTACCCGGCATGGTGCCCGGCCGCGACGACCGGCCGAGCGGGTGTCTCTTCGCGCCGCGCTGCAAATACGTGGTCGACGACTGCATGAAGGGGCGGCCCGCGCTCGACGCGGTGACCGATGAGAGCGGCTATGCGCAAGTGCGCTGCATCAAGCCGCTGAACGCGGCGGTGACTCAATCCAATGGAGGCGCGCGATGA
- a CDS encoding phage holin family protein, producing the protein MTVLLTWLINALALLIITWLVPSIHIRSFGTALIVAIVLGLINAVLRPLLIVLTLPVTILTLGLFILVVNALCFWLAASLLKGFEVSGFWSAFFGSILYSIVSWLLSALIFGNRSLG; encoded by the coding sequence ATGACCGTGCTGCTGACCTGGTTGATCAACGCGCTCGCGCTCCTGATCATCACCTGGCTCGTTCCGTCGATCCATATTCGCAGTTTCGGCACCGCGCTGATCGTCGCGATCGTGCTCGGCCTCATCAATGCCGTGCTGCGCCCGCTGCTGATCGTGCTCACGCTGCCCGTGACCATCCTCACGCTCGGCCTCTTCATCCTCGTGGTGAACGCACTGTGCTTCTGGCTGGCGGCGTCGCTCCTCAAGGGCTTCGAGGTGTCGGGCTTCTGGTCGGCATTTTTCGGCTCGATCCTGTACAGCATCGTCTCGTGGCTGCTTTCGGCGCTGATTTTCGGCAACCGCAGCCTCGGCTGA
- a CDS encoding glycosyltransferase family 2 protein codes for MQPITIIVACHNGAATLARALDSCLAQPEAERILVVDDGSTDASANIARIYALREPRVRLVQMSDSGGAARARNWGALQAATPYIAFLDAGDEYLPHALAAAHSHLERHPHEAAIRLDVDYAGFPERLAAHPDFARHTEAISNTVPSSLVIRRGAFLALGGFPMDETFRRHGGEDGALAWALSEAFGQRRLIDAKRVRLHYRAGMHAERSLSIQLGLSEVQAALQGETLRASQAFLATAMASVQQTRGLGLRDPAL; via the coding sequence ATGCAACCCATCACCATCATCGTCGCGTGCCACAACGGCGCGGCCACGCTTGCCCGCGCGCTCGACAGCTGTCTCGCGCAGCCCGAAGCCGAACGCATTCTCGTCGTCGACGACGGCTCGACCGACGCTTCCGCCAACATCGCGCGCATCTACGCGCTGCGCGAGCCCCGCGTGCGGCTCGTGCAGATGTCCGACTCGGGTGGCGCGGCCCGCGCACGCAACTGGGGCGCGCTGCAGGCGGCCACGCCGTACATCGCGTTCCTCGACGCAGGCGACGAGTACTTGCCTCACGCGCTCGCCGCCGCGCACTCACATCTGGAGCGGCATCCGCACGAAGCCGCGATCCGGCTCGACGTCGACTATGCCGGTTTTCCGGAGCGGCTCGCCGCGCACCCTGATTTCGCCAGGCATACCGAAGCGATCAGCAACACGGTGCCGAGCAGTCTCGTGATCCGGCGCGGCGCCTTTCTCGCGTTGGGCGGCTTTCCCATGGACGAAACCTTTCGCCGGCACGGCGGCGAAGATGGGGCGCTCGCGTGGGCGCTGAGCGAGGCCTTCGGGCAGCGCCGCCTGATCGACGCGAAGCGGGTGCGTCTGCACTATCGCGCGGGCATGCATGCGGAACGCTCCCTGAGCATTCAGCTGGGCTTGAGCGAAGTGCAGGCGGCCCTGCAGGGCGAAACGCTGCGCGCCTCGCAAGCCTTTCTCGCCACGGCGATGGCGAGCGTCCAGCAGACGCGCGGGCTCGGCTTGCGGGACCCGGCCCTTTGA
- a CDS encoding peptide ABC transporter ATP-binding protein, which yields MNAVQQHAAHQDHHDDKVLIADDLKKHYAVKRGMFGTGTVKALNGVSFSLTRGRTLAVVGESGCGKSTLARQLTMIEPPTAGKLTIDGEDVAHANAAKIAALRRRVQMVFQNPFASLNPRKTVEQTLGEPLAINTRLTASERADRIAHMMRIVGLRPEHAKRYPHMFSGGQRQRVAIARAMILDPQIVVADEPVSALDVSIQAQILNLFMDLQEQFRTSYVFISHNLAVVEHIADDVMVMYLGGVAELGDKHTVISRPRHPYTRSLLSATPAIFEADRRVKIKLEGELPSPLNPPSGCTFHQRCPYAIDRCRKEVPALREVDGRQVSCHRAEEVGEEDGRPMPA from the coding sequence ATGAACGCAGTCCAGCAACACGCGGCTCATCAGGACCATCACGACGACAAGGTTCTCATCGCCGACGATCTCAAGAAGCACTACGCCGTCAAGCGCGGCATGTTCGGCACGGGCACCGTGAAGGCGCTCAACGGCGTGTCGTTCTCGCTCACGCGCGGGCGCACGCTCGCCGTGGTGGGCGAGTCCGGCTGCGGCAAATCGACGCTCGCGCGCCAGCTGACGATGATCGAGCCGCCCACCGCGGGCAAGCTCACCATCGACGGCGAAGACGTTGCGCACGCAAACGCGGCGAAGATCGCCGCGCTGCGCCGCCGCGTGCAGATGGTGTTTCAGAACCCGTTCGCCTCGCTCAACCCGCGCAAGACTGTGGAGCAGACGCTCGGCGAGCCGCTCGCCATCAACACGCGGCTCACGGCGAGCGAGCGCGCGGACCGCATCGCGCACATGATGCGCATCGTCGGCCTGCGACCCGAGCACGCCAAGCGCTATCCGCATATGTTCTCGGGCGGCCAGCGCCAGCGTGTGGCGATTGCGCGCGCGATGATCCTCGATCCGCAGATCGTCGTGGCCGACGAGCCCGTTTCCGCGCTCGACGTCTCGATCCAGGCGCAGATTCTCAATCTGTTCATGGACTTGCAGGAGCAGTTCCGCACGAGCTACGTGTTCATTTCGCACAACCTGGCCGTGGTCGAACACATTGCCGACGACGTAATGGTGATGTATCTGGGCGGCGTGGCGGAACTGGGCGACAAGCACACGGTGATCTCGCGGCCGCGCCATCCGTACACGCGCTCGCTGCTCTCGGCCACGCCCGCGATTTTCGAAGCGGACCGCCGCGTGAAGATCAAGCTCGAGGGCGAATTGCCTTCGCCGCTGAACCCGCCATCCGGTTGCACGTTCCACCAACGTTGTCCATACGCGATCGACAGGTGTCGTAAGGAAGTTCCTGCACTTCGCGAAGTGGACGGCCGTCAGGTATCCTGCCATCGTGCGGAGGAGGTGGGGGAAGAGGATGGGCGGCCCATGCCGGCCTGA
- a CDS encoding ABC transporter permease subunit, whose amino-acid sequence MFRFVLRRIGMVIPTFIGITILAFALIHLIPGDPIEVMMGERGVDPQMHAEAMHRLGLDEPLPMQYFHYVWHAIHGNLGTSIITNTSVMGEFLARFPATVELSICALIFALAIGLPAGVFAALRRGTVVDHGVMGTALTGYSMPIFWWGLILIMVFSSKLGWTPVSGRIAVEFDIPHVTGFMLIDSLLPGTDEGAFRSVLSHLILPAIVLGTIPLAVVARMTRSSMLEVLREDYIRTARAKGLSPGRVIVVHALRNALIPVVTVIGLQVGTLLAGAVLTETLFSWPGIGKWLIDAISRRDYPVVQGGILMIATLVIVVNLFVDLLYGVLNPRIRHTR is encoded by the coding sequence ATGTTCCGCTTCGTATTGCGCCGCATCGGCATGGTCATACCTACGTTCATCGGTATCACCATTCTTGCGTTCGCACTCATCCACCTGATTCCGGGCGACCCCATCGAAGTGATGATGGGCGAGCGCGGCGTCGATCCGCAAATGCACGCCGAGGCGATGCACCGCCTGGGACTCGACGAGCCCCTGCCGATGCAGTATTTCCACTACGTCTGGCACGCCATTCACGGCAACCTCGGGACCTCGATCATCACCAACACGAGCGTGATGGGCGAGTTTCTCGCGCGCTTTCCCGCCACTGTCGAGCTTTCGATCTGCGCGCTCATTTTCGCGCTCGCGATCGGCTTGCCCGCTGGCGTGTTCGCGGCACTGCGGCGCGGCACCGTCGTCGATCACGGCGTCATGGGCACCGCGCTCACCGGCTACTCCATGCCGATCTTCTGGTGGGGACTCATCCTCATCATGGTGTTCTCGTCGAAGCTCGGCTGGACGCCTGTGTCGGGCCGCATCGCCGTGGAATTCGACATTCCGCACGTGACCGGCTTCATGCTGATCGACTCGCTCCTGCCCGGCACCGACGAAGGCGCGTTCAGGTCGGTTCTGAGCCACCTGATCCTGCCGGCCATCGTGCTCGGCACGATTCCGCTCGCCGTGGTCGCGCGCATGACGCGCTCTTCGATGCTCGAAGTGCTGCGCGAGGACTACATCCGCACCGCGCGCGCCAAGGGTCTTTCGCCCGGGCGCGTGATCGTCGTGCATGCACTGCGCAACGCGCTTATTCCGGTGGTGACCGTGATCGGCCTTCAGGTCGGCACGCTGCTCGCGGGCGCAGTGCTGACCGAAACGTTGTTCTCCTGGCCCGGCATCGGCAAATGGCTGATCGACGCGATCAGCCGGCGCGACTACCCGGTGGTGCAAGGCGGCATTCTCATGATCGCGACGCTCGTGATCGTCGTGAACCTGTTCGTCGATCTGCTGTACGGCGTGCTCAACCCGCGCATTCGACATACGAGGTAA
- a CDS encoding TraB/GumN family protein, producing the protein MASGLAFGVAFAVALRAALKAASSAALRAALSLMLALGVLAGAPGAAFAGGAVADTPGVRPAVPVPPGAARGANGGIPGFHAAPAVPSYASGTTAGGPVRTQPARMPFYVATRGNLTIYLLGTLHVGDPADYPPGQPFRPPILAALAASPILALELSPDDLLVSQDDVSKYGVCKRPCLPNLLPDPLWQKLEARMRGNPEALAEIRKMRPWLAALLVETYDSLSAGLQTEYGTEAQLQNVFLRWKGRRIVGLETLSEQMRAFTNLSLAQQREMLAQDLAQTPAQNVSDVQTLLRLWRVGDADAIAAWESARTEKLSHDARVAASVDNRIVYERNRRFVSRMQQYVAPNKPLFVAVGALHLGGPRGVLQLLRQRGFNVDPG; encoded by the coding sequence GTGGCTTCGGGTTTGGCATTCGGTGTGGCATTTGCTGTGGCGTTGCGTGCGGCGTTAAAGGCAGCGTCGAGCGCGGCGCTACGCGCAGCGCTCTCGCTGATGCTCGCGCTCGGCGTGCTCGCAGGCGCGCCGGGCGCGGCATTCGCCGGGGGCGCCGTCGCCGATACGCCCGGTGTGCGGCCTGCTGTCCCCGTGCCGCCAGGTGCTGCGCGCGGCGCGAACGGCGGCATTCCCGGCTTTCACGCCGCGCCTGCGGTCCCGAGCTACGCCTCCGGGACGACGGCTGGCGGCCCGGTGCGCACGCAGCCTGCGCGCATGCCGTTCTACGTCGCCACGCGCGGCAATCTCACGATCTATCTGCTCGGCACGCTCCATGTGGGCGACCCCGCCGACTACCCGCCTGGCCAGCCGTTTCGCCCGCCGATTCTCGCGGCGCTCGCCGCCTCACCCATTCTCGCGCTCGAGCTTTCCCCCGACGATCTGCTCGTTTCCCAGGACGACGTCTCGAAATACGGGGTGTGCAAGAGGCCCTGTCTGCCGAACTTGTTGCCCGATCCGCTCTGGCAGAAGCTCGAAGCGCGCATGCGTGGCAATCCCGAGGCGCTTGCTGAGATCCGCAAGATGCGACCGTGGCTCGCCGCGCTGCTCGTGGAAACCTACGATTCGCTGAGCGCCGGCCTGCAGACCGAATACGGCACCGAGGCGCAACTGCAGAACGTGTTCCTGCGCTGGAAGGGCCGCCGCATCGTCGGGCTGGAGACGCTCTCCGAGCAGATGCGCGCCTTCACGAACCTGAGCCTTGCGCAGCAGCGCGAGATGCTCGCACAGGATCTCGCGCAAACACCGGCGCAAAACGTGTCCGACGTGCAGACGCTCCTGCGCCTGTGGCGCGTGGGCGACGCTGACGCAATCGCCGCCTGGGAATCGGCGCGCACCGAAAAGCTCTCGCACGATGCGCGGGTGGCGGCGTCGGTCGATAACCGCATCGTCTACGAGCGCAACCGGCGCTTCGTTTCGCGCATGCAGCAGTACGTGGCGCCCAACAAGCCGCTCTTCGTGGCCGTCGGCGCCCTGCACCTGGGCGGCCCGAGAGGCGTGCTCCAGTTGCTGCGCCAGCGTGGGTTCAACGTCGACCCGGGTTGA
- a CDS encoding ABC transporter permease subunit: MADIQNTVPGAVTPPSGRALVLREFWANFSRNKGAVGAGAIVLALIVIAIFAPLIAPHSPIEQYRDYVKIPPAWLDGGNWKFILGTDEAGRDILSRLMYGARLSLWIGCVSVVLALIPGIVLGLVAAFFEKWADTPIMRLMDVLLALPSLLLAVAVVAIIGPGLTNTMLAIAIVALPGYVRLTRGSALGELHKEYVTASRVAGAGTLRLMFSQVLPNCTAPLIVQATLGFSSAILDAAALGFLGLGVQPPRAEWGAMLASARDYIDSAWWIVTMPGLSILISVLAINLLGDGLRDALDPKLKRMA; encoded by the coding sequence ATGGCTGACATTCAGAACACCGTGCCTGGCGCCGTCACGCCGCCTTCGGGCCGTGCGCTCGTGCTGCGCGAATTCTGGGCGAACTTCTCGCGCAACAAGGGCGCCGTAGGTGCGGGCGCGATCGTGCTCGCGCTGATCGTCATCGCGATCTTCGCGCCGCTCATCGCGCCGCACAGCCCCATCGAGCAATATCGCGACTACGTGAAGATTCCGCCCGCCTGGCTGGACGGCGGCAACTGGAAGTTCATTCTCGGCACCGACGAAGCGGGCCGTGACATCCTCTCGCGTCTCATGTACGGCGCGCGGCTCTCGCTGTGGATTGGCTGCGTCTCGGTCGTGCTCGCGCTGATTCCGGGCATCGTGCTCGGGCTCGTGGCCGCGTTCTTCGAGAAGTGGGCCGATACGCCGATCATGCGTCTCATGGACGTGCTGCTCGCGCTGCCCTCGCTGCTGCTCGCGGTCGCTGTGGTCGCGATCATCGGCCCGGGTCTGACGAACACGATGCTCGCCATCGCGATCGTCGCGCTGCCAGGCTACGTGCGTCTAACGCGCGGTTCGGCTTTGGGCGAACTGCACAAGGAGTACGTGACTGCTTCGCGCGTGGCTGGCGCGGGCACGCTGCGCCTGATGTTCTCGCAGGTGCTGCCCAACTGCACGGCGCCGCTTATCGTGCAGGCAACGCTTGGCTTCTCCTCGGCGATTCTCGATGCCGCCGCGCTCGGCTTTCTCGGCCTGGGCGTCCAGCCGCCGCGCGCGGAGTGGGGCGCGATGCTCGCCTCGGCGCGCGACTATATCGACAGCGCGTGGTGGATCGTCACGATGCCGGGTCTGTCCATCCTCATTTCGGTGCTTGCGATCAACCTGCTCGGCGACGGGCTGCGCGACGCACTCGATCCCAAGCTCAAGCGGATGGCATGA
- the ahcY gene encoding adenosylhomocysteinase, with translation MNAAVPQDQAKDFIVADMSLAAWGRKELNIAETEMPGLVQTREEYKAQQPLKGARIAGSLHMTIQTGVLIETLTALGADVRWASCNIFSTQDHAAAAIAQGGTPVFAFKGESLDEYWEFSHRIFEWPNGEFANMILDDGGDATLLLILGSKAEKDRSVIAKPTNEEEVALYKSIAAHLDIDPTWYSKRLAHIQGVTEETTTGVHRLYQMEKEGRLPFPAINVNDSVTKSKFDNLYGCRESLVDGIKRATDVMIAGKIAVVAGYGDVGKGCAQSLRGLGATVWVTEIDPICALQAAMEGYRVVTMEYAADKADIFVTATGNYHVINHDHMKAMRHNAIVCNIGHFDSEIDVASTRQYQWDNIKPQVDHIIFPDGKRVILLAEGRLVNLGCATGHPSFVMSNSFTNQTLAQIELFTQGAKYENKVYVLPKHLDEKVARLHLARIGANLSVLSDDQASYIGVDKNGPFKPNHYRY, from the coding sequence ATGAACGCCGCAGTTCCGCAAGATCAAGCCAAAGATTTCATCGTCGCCGACATGTCGCTCGCCGCATGGGGCCGCAAGGAACTCAACATCGCCGAGACCGAAATGCCGGGCCTCGTGCAAACCCGCGAAGAATACAAGGCGCAGCAGCCGCTCAAGGGCGCGCGCATCGCAGGTTCGCTGCACATGACCATCCAGACGGGCGTGCTGATCGAAACGCTGACGGCGCTCGGTGCCGACGTGCGCTGGGCCTCGTGCAACATCTTCTCGACGCAGGATCACGCTGCCGCTGCCATCGCGCAGGGCGGCACGCCGGTGTTCGCGTTCAAGGGCGAATCGCTCGACGAATACTGGGAGTTCTCGCACCGCATTTTCGAGTGGCCGAATGGCGAATTCGCCAACATGATCCTCGACGACGGCGGCGACGCAACGCTCTTGCTGATCCTCGGCTCGAAGGCTGAAAAGGACCGCTCGGTCATCGCCAAGCCGACGAACGAAGAAGAAGTCGCGCTGTACAAGTCGATCGCCGCGCACCTCGACATCGACCCGACGTGGTACTCGAAGCGCCTCGCGCACATCCAGGGCGTGACCGAAGAAACCACGACGGGCGTGCACCGCCTGTACCAGATGGAGAAGGAAGGCCGTCTGCCGTTCCCGGCCATCAACGTCAACGACTCGGTCACGAAGTCGAAGTTCGACAACCTGTACGGCTGCCGCGAGTCGCTCGTGGACGGCATCAAGCGCGCAACGGACGTGATGATCGCGGGCAAGATCGCGGTCGTGGCCGGTTACGGCGACGTGGGCAAGGGCTGCGCGCAATCGCTGCGTGGCCTCGGCGCGACCGTGTGGGTCACGGAAATCGATCCGATCTGCGCGCTGCAAGCTGCGATGGAAGGCTACCGCGTCGTGACGATGGAATACGCCGCCGACAAGGCCGACATCTTCGTGACGGCAACGGGCAACTACCATGTGATCAACCACGACCACATGAAGGCGATGCGCCACAACGCGATCGTCTGCAACATCGGCCACTTCGACTCGGAAATCGACGTCGCTTCCACGCGCCAGTACCAGTGGGACAACATCAAGCCGCAAGTCGACCACATCATTTTCCCGGACGGCAAGCGCGTGATCCTGCTGGCCGAAGGCCGCCTCGTGAACCTCGGCTGCGCCACGGGCCACCCGTCGTTCGTGATGTCGAACTCGTTCACGAACCAGACGCTCGCACAGATCGAACTGTTCACGCAGGGCGCGAAGTACGAGAACAAGGTGTACGTGCTGCCGAAGCACCTCGACGAAAAGGTGGCGCGCCTGCACCTCGCGCGCATCGGCGCGAACCTCTCCGTGCTGTCCGACGACCAGGCTTCGTACATCGGCGTCGACAAGAACGGTCCGTTCAAGCCGAACCACTACCGTTACTAA
- the metF gene encoding methylenetetrahydrofolate reductase [NAD(P)H] — MKPIELSFEFFPPKTPDGVEKLRATRAQLATLKPKFVSVTFGAGGSTQQGTLDTVVDIAKDGIEAAPHLSCIGSSKESLRAILGEYRSHGIRHIVALRGDLPSGMGAVGELRYASELVAFIREETGDAFHIEVAAYPEYHPQARSPRHDLEAFAQKVKAGANSAITQYFFNADAYFRFVDDAKKLGVDIPIVPGIMPITNYSQLMRFSEMCGAEVPRWVAKRLESFGDDRESIRAFGLDVVTDLCRRLMEAGVPGIHFYTLNAAQATKTICERLGF, encoded by the coding sequence ATGAAACCGATCGAACTCTCATTCGAATTCTTCCCGCCGAAGACGCCGGACGGCGTGGAAAAGCTGCGCGCCACGCGCGCCCAGCTCGCCACGCTCAAGCCGAAGTTCGTCTCGGTGACGTTCGGCGCCGGCGGCTCGACGCAACAGGGCACGCTCGACACCGTCGTCGATATCGCGAAGGACGGCATCGAAGCGGCGCCGCACCTCTCGTGCATCGGCTCCTCGAAAGAGAGCCTGCGCGCGATTCTCGGCGAGTACCGCTCGCACGGCATCCGCCACATCGTCGCGCTGCGCGGCGACCTGCCCTCGGGCATGGGGGCCGTGGGCGAGCTGCGCTACGCGTCGGAGCTCGTCGCCTTCATCCGCGAGGAAACCGGCGACGCGTTCCACATCGAAGTGGCCGCGTATCCCGAGTACCACCCGCAGGCGCGCTCGCCGCGCCACGACCTCGAAGCGTTCGCGCAAAAGGTGAAAGCGGGCGCCAATTCGGCGATCACGCAGTACTTCTTCAACGCTGACGCGTATTTCCGCTTTGTCGACGACGCGAAGAAGCTGGGTGTGGATATTCCCATCGTGCCCGGCATCATGCCGATCACGAACTACTCGCAGCTCATGCGTTTTTCCGAGATGTGCGGTGCCGAAGTGCCGCGCTGGGTCGCGAAGCGTCTGGAAAGCTTTGGCGACGATCGCGAGTCGATTCGCGCGTTCGGGCTCGACGTGGTGACGGACCTGTGCCGCCGCCTCATGGAGGCGGGCGTGCCGGGTATCCACTTCTACACGCTCAACGCGGCGCAGGCCACCAAAACGATTTGCGAGCGGCTGGGGTTCTAA